A single region of the Neisseria zoodegmatis genome encodes:
- a CDS encoding type VI immunity family protein, with product MLSKQYEALEQEYRDILLHDEEHKILAQLGLVILIYFHDGGSVAGQRKVLEVFDRFYMHYHPYLKSHFWKGMRRFAKLNQTAFVKKQQKMIAAAEQGEALFGYLSSDEWGDYSSDYAIRTLTARPDIELNAEPSYIQINLPVSLLQTSQGKQEFEEWITYLCKQFSIFHGYAGLTLSLPYGGYEYQFYEHSTTKRYWGVTPDFSPNDTNWETGLKSINWYTFVGKKLQGRLNKQEVDNVLNHYPDITLQTCNDTMIFKAGSFPSTGDRNKPLPVPYLVVNNLLRPARVEKLKDAMHSAYGNGKTRYSASQGYYWLRRWDNANFEQGIFNPEGDKAELMPVYRQKPYEVPFSGMWVPDNLSEGIEQHFEKGEIFPMEGEHIWVLPNGERHRTKDDAVWRLVKRDDGGPVEVPSEF from the coding sequence ATGCTATCAAAACAATACGAAGCCTTGGAGCAGGAATACCGCGATATTCTTCTGCACGATGAAGAGCACAAGATATTGGCACAACTGGGGTTGGTTATTCTGATTTACTTTCACGACGGTGGCTCGGTGGCAGGGCAGCGCAAGGTTTTGGAAGTGTTTGACCGCTTCTATATGCATTACCATCCCTATTTGAAATCCCATTTTTGGAAAGGGATGCGTCGCTTCGCTAAACTGAATCAGACGGCCTTTGTCAAAAAACAACAGAAAATGATTGCAGCAGCTGAGCAAGGGGAGGCTTTATTCGGTTATTTAAGTAGTGATGAGTGGGGCGACTATTCGTCTGACTATGCAATAAGGACACTGACTGCAAGACCCGATATAGAACTGAATGCAGAACCATCCTATATTCAAATTAATTTGCCGGTTTCCCTTTTGCAAACATCTCAAGGTAAACAGGAGTTTGAAGAGTGGATAACATATCTTTGTAAACAGTTTTCCATATTTCACGGTTATGCCGGATTGACGCTTTCATTGCCTTATGGCGGTTACGAATACCAGTTTTACGAACACAGTACTACCAAACGTTATTGGGGCGTAACACCTGACTTTTCACCAAATGATACCAACTGGGAGACTGGCCTGAAATCTATCAACTGGTACACCTTTGTCGGTAAAAAATTACAAGGCCGTCTGAACAAGCAGGAAGTGGACAATGTGTTAAACCACTATCCCGACATTACCCTGCAAACCTGTAACGACACGATGATATTCAAAGCGGGGAGTTTCCCGTCAACCGGCGACCGCAACAAGCCCTTGCCGGTTCCCTATTTGGTGGTCAACAACCTGCTGCGTCCGGCTCGGGTGGAAAAGCTGAAAGATGCGATGCATTCCGCTTACGGCAACGGCAAAACCCGTTATTCGGCCTCGCAGGGTTATTATTGGCTGCGCCGTTGGGATAACGCTAATTTCGAACAGGGTATTTTCAACCCTGAAGGGGATAAAGCCGAGTTGATGCCGGTGTACCGCCAGAAACCGTATGAAGTGCCTTTCAGCGGTATGTGGGTGCCGGATAACCTTTCTGAAGGGATTGAACAACATTTTGAAAAAGGAGAAATTTTTCCGATGGAAGGCGAGCATATTTGGGTCTTGCCCAATGGAGAACGTCATCGAACTAAAGATGATGCCGTTTGGCGTTTGGTTAAACGCGATGACGGAGGCCCGGTAGAGGTGCCGTCTGAATTTTAA
- a CDS encoding VRR-NUC domain-containing protein, with product MTMITRLEVDRKYADIELSDLGYLYLVWDYVLRYYKPKLRMGKKTQDKKQNGFDHVVNLTEKMTGYYWPYKPEVSFSVPQGEGTPVPHLTRNRQAGKKEQQENEHYIEKIGEKIGLTDPTTEGKNRRHTRWKGSPAIMAAATVKRPDLIIVKDHKIRWPGRNAVYPPTGESYGHNLKRLVEMKYGKDYLDDEQEKTYKKIATHERFAVLKIWQDNNKDNKRHIYEFSPDLVPAFGFKQEELLPKIRLEPWLTPPSGKPVNILSGELVNKQDLEAAYRPETVEMLSRNSPWFDSFGNFERTSDGIRWVGENGQVVEYSDAELQQAADYLEQYEDIPRDHLPYIQEAEVVMSGDDTLALALKFVKDNKEEIITIVVLTVAVVAAAAYFAPAALLGAGTFLLRLARFAPALGVSAKVWAADERFEERSNCYEYHYLVERKPKGQTYKRNEYEIIRYLPWQECGENSDTSHLEGWEEKVREFDNRHRK from the coding sequence ATGACGATGATTACACGACTGGAAGTTGATAGAAAATATGCCGATATTGAATTGTCTGATTTAGGTTATCTTTATTTGGTATGGGATTACGTTCTCAGATACTACAAACCCAAACTTCGGATGGGGAAGAAAACGCAGGATAAAAAGCAAAACGGCTTTGATCATGTCGTCAACTTAACGGAAAAAATGACCGGCTACTATTGGCCTTACAAACCTGAAGTCAGTTTCAGCGTTCCCCAAGGAGAAGGAACGCCTGTGCCTCATTTGACTAGAAACAGGCAGGCAGGGAAAAAAGAGCAGCAGGAAAATGAACACTATATCGAAAAAATCGGTGAAAAAATCGGCTTAACCGATCCGACTACCGAAGGAAAAAACCGCAGACATACACGTTGGAAGGGTTCACCGGCCATTATGGCTGCTGCTACTGTCAAGCGGCCTGATTTGATTATCGTCAAAGATCATAAAATCCGTTGGCCGGGACGTAATGCCGTATATCCGCCTACAGGAGAAAGCTATGGTCACAATCTCAAACGGTTGGTGGAAATGAAGTATGGAAAAGACTATTTGGATGATGAGCAGGAAAAAACCTATAAAAAAATAGCCACTCACGAACGCTTTGCCGTATTAAAAATTTGGCAAGATAATAATAAAGACAACAAACGGCATATTTATGAATTTTCGCCCGATTTGGTGCCTGCGTTTGGTTTTAAACAAGAAGAACTGTTGCCTAAAATTCGTCTTGAACCGTGGCTAACGCCTCCATCGGGCAAACCTGTCAACATCCTGTCCGGCGAATTGGTTAACAAGCAAGATTTGGAAGCGGCTTACCGTCCGGAAACCGTAGAAATGTTGAGCCGCAATTCGCCTTGGTTTGACAGTTTCGGCAATTTCGAACGTACTTCAGACGGCATACGCTGGGTAGGCGAAAATGGTCAGGTTGTCGAATATAGTGATGCCGAGTTGCAGCAAGCTGCCGACTATCTGGAACAATATGAAGATATCCCGCGTGACCATCTGCCTTATATTCAGGAGGCAGAGGTGGTAATGTCCGGTGACGATACGCTGGCTTTGGCGTTGAAGTTTGTTAAAGACAACAAAGAAGAAATCATCACAATCGTTGTGCTGACAGTCGCGGTTGTTGCAGCAGCGGCTTATTTCGCCCCCGCCGCACTACTGGGCGCCGGAACGTTTTTATTGAGGCTTGCTAGATTTGCCCCTGCATTAGGTGTGTCAGCAAAGGTATGGGCGGCGGATGAACGTTTTGAAGAGCGCAGCAATTGTTATGAGTATCACTACCTTGTTGAGAGGAAACCGAAAGGTCAAACATATAAACGCAATGAATATGAAATTATCCGTTACCTGCCGTGGCAAGAATGCGGTGAAAATTCGGATACCAGCCATTTGGAGGGTTGGGAAGAAAAAGTTCGAGAATTTGATAACCGACATAGGAAATAA
- a CDS encoding type VI secretion system Vgr family protein, translated as MTQTQSYRLSFSRFSPSLSVVSFTATEALNTAYRLDIELTSVDSDLPLSSYINQAAKFTVTPVSSDALGLIEGMIAPQALKEWSGIITSCEKLSVSADETRYRMVLEPRIAALKHHRTSRLFQNQNVPDIISSLLKHHGFSGVDFRFNTSREYGVREYVTQYQESDFAFLNRLCEEEGIWYAFEQNAQYGDVAVFGDDAAHYFRSHTSPYPYRPHGGLESVGEEAVFALQVKHNPILESIRVGDYNYRDADTDLSSAVTAKGTETDSSVLLGSDSHWGLHQKTPEEAQLQTALLQQLDHSRRIVASGSGNITALRPGLVFQTAPAFSEAPNGWLAVSLTHSGSRDQAYSHTFTAIPADSIFRPERITPLPKIQGSLPARVTSPGNYTYAYIDNMGRYRVKLPFDLDEWSPGGESRPIRLAKPYAGPDYGQHFPLHEGTEVMLSFVQGNPDRPYISGVMHDSSHPDHVPADWNTRNVIRTWANNKLRMEDKQGQEHIKLATEYGKTQLNLGHIVDGQRQKRGDNGEGFELRTDSWGAVRAGKGLFISADAQNQAAGQVLDMDAAIAQLEQAISLAKSLNKAAHTAQNEATEAEEQAGRLNDSLKQLQRAGIIQSAPDGIASATPQSQLHTAGQHIHHISGGDTDISAGSKFTAHAVGSVNLFAQSNGAKLQANQGKVEIQAQNDEMQINALKDATITSSAGKVTVAAKDEILLTSGGAYIKIKDGNIELGCPKMVWVKCAGFQVINPHAIANNLPKFEPLYSGRYILRDKKTQNVLVNRPYTLTLEDGSQVEGITNHKGETLLVTTSSPQKVEFIREDKPKKAPHLLHIAGGGTINLHFEIYDDE; from the coding sequence ATGACCCAAACCCAATCCTACCGCCTCAGCTTCTCCCGCTTCAGTCCGTCCCTCTCCGTCGTCTCCTTCACCGCCACCGAAGCCTTAAACACAGCCTACCGTCTCGACATCGAACTTACTTCTGTTGATTCAGACTTACCGCTGTCGTCCTACATCAACCAAGCGGCCAAGTTTACGGTAACGCCGGTGAGTAGCGATGCATTGGGACTGATCGAAGGAATGATCGCCCCCCAAGCGCTGAAGGAATGGAGCGGCATCATCACTTCGTGCGAGAAGCTGTCGGTATCGGCGGACGAGACCCGTTACCGCATGGTATTGGAACCCCGCATCGCCGCATTGAAGCACCACCGCACTTCGCGTCTGTTTCAAAACCAAAACGTGCCCGACATTATTTCGTCGCTGTTGAAACACCACGGCTTCTCCGGCGTCGATTTCCGTTTCAATACCTCACGCGAATACGGTGTACGCGAGTATGTGACCCAGTATCAGGAATCCGACTTTGCCTTTCTCAACCGGCTGTGCGAAGAAGAAGGGATTTGGTATGCCTTCGAGCAGAATGCCCAATATGGCGATGTGGCGGTATTCGGTGACGATGCCGCCCATTATTTTCGCAGCCACACTTCCCCCTATCCCTACCGCCCCCACGGCGGGTTGGAGAGCGTTGGCGAGGAAGCGGTGTTTGCCTTACAGGTGAAGCACAATCCCATTCTCGAATCCATCCGCGTCGGCGACTACAACTACCGCGATGCCGATACCGACTTATCGTCCGCAGTAACGGCGAAGGGTACGGAAACCGACAGCAGCGTCTTACTCGGCAGCGACAGCCATTGGGGTTTGCATCAAAAAACACCCGAAGAAGCCCAACTTCAGACGGCCTTACTGCAACAGCTCGACCACAGCCGCCGTATCGTCGCTTCCGGCAGCGGCAACATCACCGCGCTTCGCCCCGGTCTGGTGTTTCAGACGGCCCCGGCTTTCAGCGAAGCACCCAACGGCTGGTTGGCGGTATCGCTCACCCACAGCGGCAGCCGCGACCAAGCATACAGCCATACTTTCACCGCCATTCCCGCCGACAGCATCTTCCGCCCCGAACGCATCACCCCGTTGCCGAAGATCCAAGGCAGCCTTCCCGCCAGAGTCACCAGCCCCGGCAACTACACCTACGCCTATATCGACAATATGGGCCGTTACCGCGTCAAACTGCCGTTCGACCTTGATGAATGGAGTCCGGGCGGAGAAAGCCGTCCCATCCGCTTAGCCAAGCCCTATGCCGGCCCCGACTACGGCCAACACTTCCCGCTGCACGAAGGCACCGAAGTAATGCTGTCGTTTGTACAGGGCAATCCCGACAGGCCCTACATCAGCGGCGTGATGCACGACAGTTCCCACCCCGACCACGTGCCTGCCGACTGGAACACCCGCAACGTTATCCGTACTTGGGCGAATAATAAGCTGCGCATGGAAGACAAACAGGGGCAGGAACACATCAAATTGGCGACCGAATACGGCAAAACCCAACTCAACCTCGGCCATATCGTCGACGGCCAAAGACAGAAACGCGGCGACAACGGCGAAGGCTTCGAGCTGCGTACCGACAGTTGGGGGGCGGTAAGGGCGGGCAAAGGCTTGTTCATCAGTGCCGATGCCCAAAATCAGGCGGCGGGGCAGGTGTTGGATATGGATGCAGCCATCGCCCAGCTCGAACAGGCAATCTCCCTAGCCAAAAGCCTCAATAAAGCCGCCCACACCGCCCAAAACGAAGCCACCGAAGCCGAAGAACAGGCAGGCCGTCTGAACGACAGCCTCAAACAGCTGCAACGCGCCGGCATCATCCAATCCGCCCCCGACGGCATCGCCAGCGCCACCCCGCAAAGCCAATTGCATACCGCCGGCCAACACATCCACCACATCAGCGGCGGCGACACCGACATCAGCGCCGGCAGCAAATTCACCGCCCATGCGGTCGGAAGCGTCAACCTGTTTGCCCAGAGCAACGGGGCGAAGTTACAGGCCAATCAGGGCAAGGTGGAGATACAGGCACAGAACGACGAGATGCAGATCAACGCCCTCAAAGACGCCACCATTACCAGCAGCGCCGGTAAAGTAACCGTGGCCGCCAAAGACGAAATCCTGCTCACCAGCGGTGGGGCGTATATCAAGATTAAGGATGGCAACATTGAGCTGGGCTGTCCGAAGATGGTGTGGGTGAAGTGTGCAGGGTTTCAGGTCATCAATCCTCATGCTATAGCAAATAATTTGCCAAAATTCGAGCCTTTATATTCTGGACGTTATATTTTGAGGGATAAAAAAACGCAAAATGTATTGGTTAACCGCCCATACACTTTGACTTTAGAGGACGGTAGTCAAGTAGAAGGGATAACTAACCACAAAGGAGAAACCTTGTTGGTTACGACTTCCTCTCCTCAAAAAGTAGAATTTATTCGGGAAGATAAGCCCAAGAAAGCACCGCATCTTTTACATATTGCAGGCGGAGGCACAATTAATCTGCATTTTGAAATTTACGACGACGAGTAA
- a CDS encoding TerC family protein: MDFSWLAEPNTWLGFATLLVLEVVLGIDNLVFVAILANKVKPALRDKARITGLVLAVLMRLVMLGFMAHIITLTKPLFEINDMSVSGKDLIMLIGGLFLLYKATTELHERIEGHNQFAIADTHKKHSPFWGVVLQILVLDAVFSIDAVITAVAMVDHIVVAMAAVVVAMTIMIMASKPLTDFVAKHPTVVMLCLGFLLMIGFSLIAEAFHFQIPKGYLYAAIGFSILIEVFNQVSQRNARKNDYISSSWRKRTADNVLGMMGIRETVLAQSGNKAEDVSHFEENEKSMIRSVLTLAERPILGVMIPRRDIERLDISQSKEEQHAQLQSTPYSRLLVVGKAGVDEPLGYINKKDLLAQLLDEGTINIQTALKQPLILPDSTTALAAIELFRKNSADYALVVDEFGAVLGMVTMKDLLETIAGEFPEEFEREEEPTLQAHADESLTVDGSLEYVELAPQLNLPPQEEDADFHTVAGLIMEELQSIPDVGDFADFHGWRFEVIEKEGQRIERVKITKLPEEG, translated from the coding sequence ATGGATTTCAGTTGGTTAGCCGAACCGAACACCTGGTTGGGCTTTGCAACGCTGCTGGTTCTCGAAGTCGTGCTCGGCATCGACAACCTCGTTTTCGTGGCGATTTTGGCCAATAAAGTCAAACCCGCCCTGCGTGATAAAGCCCGCATCACCGGCTTGGTGCTGGCCGTATTGATGCGCTTGGTCATGCTCGGTTTTATGGCGCACATCATCACGCTGACCAAACCGCTGTTTGAAATAAACGATATGAGCGTGTCGGGCAAAGACCTGATTATGCTCATCGGCGGTTTGTTCCTGCTGTATAAAGCCACCACCGAACTGCACGAGCGGATTGAAGGCCACAACCAGTTTGCCATTGCCGACACCCATAAAAAACATTCGCCGTTTTGGGGCGTTGTGCTGCAAATTCTGGTGTTGGACGCCGTGTTCTCCATCGATGCCGTGATTACCGCCGTCGCCATGGTCGACCACATTGTCGTAGCGATGGCCGCCGTTGTCGTTGCCATGACCATCATGATTATGGCCAGCAAACCGCTCACCGATTTTGTGGCCAAACATCCGACCGTTGTGATGCTGTGTTTGGGCTTCCTATTGATGATCGGTTTCAGCCTGATTGCCGAAGCCTTCCACTTCCAGATTCCCAAAGGCTATCTGTATGCCGCGATCGGCTTTTCCATCCTTATCGAAGTGTTCAACCAAGTTTCACAGCGCAACGCCCGCAAAAACGACTACATCAGCAGCTCGTGGCGCAAACGCACCGCCGATAACGTGCTGGGCATGATGGGCATCCGCGAAACCGTTTTGGCGCAGTCCGGCAACAAAGCCGAAGACGTTTCCCACTTTGAAGAAAACGAAAAATCCATGATCCGCAGCGTGCTCACACTGGCCGAACGCCCGATTCTCGGCGTGATGATTCCCCGCCGCGACATCGAACGCTTGGATATTTCGCAAAGCAAAGAAGAGCAGCACGCCCAGCTGCAAAGCACCCCGTACAGCCGTTTGCTGGTGGTCGGCAAAGCAGGCGTGGACGAGCCGCTGGGCTATATCAACAAAAAAGACCTGCTCGCCCAACTGCTTGACGAAGGCACTATCAATATTCAGACGGCCTTAAAACAACCGCTGATTCTGCCCGACAGCACAACCGCACTGGCCGCCATCGAACTGTTCCGCAAAAACAGCGCCGATTACGCACTCGTTGTAGACGAGTTCGGCGCCGTATTGGGCATGGTTACCATGAAAGACCTGCTCGAAACCATCGCCGGCGAGTTCCCCGAAGAATTCGAGCGCGAAGAAGAGCCGACCCTGCAAGCACACGCAGACGAAAGCCTGACGGTGGACGGCTCGCTGGAATACGTCGAATTGGCGCCGCAGCTCAACTTGCCGCCGCAAGAAGAAGACGCCGACTTCCACACCGTTGCCGGCTTAATCATGGAAGAGTTGCAAAGCATTCCCGACGTCGGCGATTTTGCCGACTTCCACGGCTGGCGTTTCGAAGTGATTGAGAAAGAAGGCCAACGCATCGAACGCGTAAAGATTACCAAGCTGCCGGAAGAGGGTTAA
- the queA gene encoding tRNA preQ1(34) S-adenosylmethionine ribosyltransferase-isomerase QueA — MHISDFDFELPEALIAQHPPAERGASRLLVALPDAPVADTVFSALPDYLEAGDVLVFNNTKVMKARLFGTKASGGKIEALIERVLDAHTALAHVRSSKSPKPGTELIFEGNIRAVMEERAGELFRLRFEDSRSVYEILEHVGKLPLPPYIERAADDDDDARYQTVYAKHQGAVAAPTAGLHFTDGLLEAIRTKGVHTAEVTLHVGAGTFQPVRVENIAEHTMHSEWFEVPSETVAAIEAAQQRGNKVWAVGTTSMRALESAARETGRLKAGTGDTDIFITPGYRFHVADRLITNFHLPKSTLLMLVSAFSGTEHIRNIYRHAVGQQYRFFSYGDAMILGRAYSSRHETQD, encoded by the coding sequence ATGCATATTTCCGATTTTGATTTCGAGCTTCCGGAAGCTCTGATCGCCCAACATCCTCCGGCCGAACGCGGTGCCAGCCGCCTTTTGGTTGCTTTGCCTGATGCGCCTGTTGCCGACACCGTATTTTCTGCCTTGCCCGATTATCTCGAAGCGGGCGACGTGCTGGTGTTCAACAATACCAAAGTGATGAAAGCGCGGCTGTTCGGCACCAAAGCCAGCGGCGGAAAAATCGAAGCCTTGATCGAGCGCGTGCTTGATGCACACACCGCTTTGGCGCATGTGCGGTCGTCCAAATCGCCCAAACCCGGTACGGAATTGATTTTTGAAGGCAACATCCGCGCCGTGATGGAAGAGCGTGCGGGCGAGTTGTTCCGCTTGCGTTTTGAAGACAGCCGCAGCGTGTATGAAATTCTCGAACACGTCGGCAAACTGCCGTTGCCGCCTTACATCGAACGTGCTGCCGATGATGACGACGACGCACGCTATCAAACGGTTTACGCCAAACATCAAGGTGCGGTTGCCGCGCCGACCGCCGGTTTGCACTTTACCGACGGCCTGCTTGAAGCCATCCGCACCAAAGGCGTGCATACTGCGGAAGTGACGTTGCATGTGGGCGCGGGTACGTTCCAGCCCGTGCGGGTAGAAAACATTGCCGAACACACCATGCACAGCGAATGGTTTGAAGTGCCGTCTGAAACCGTGGCCGCGATTGAGGCCGCACAACAGCGCGGTAACAAAGTATGGGCAGTGGGCACGACCTCCATGCGCGCACTTGAGTCCGCCGCAAGGGAAACAGGCCGTCTGAAAGCGGGCACCGGCGACACCGATATTTTTATCACACCGGGCTACCGTTTCCATGTGGCAGACCGCCTGATTACCAACTTCCACCTGCCCAAATCAACCCTGCTGATGCTCGTCAGCGCGTTTTCAGGCACAGAACACATCCGCAACATTTACCGCCATGCCGTCGGGCAGCAATACCGCTTTTTCAGCTACGGCGATGCCATGATACTCGGGCGCGCATATTCATCGCGGCACGAAACTCAAGATTAA